In the Lactobacillus paragasseri genome, ATTTACCATAATATACAGTTGCTATCTGATTTTCCTTATCTTTATCAAAATGTACATCAAAAATATCAATTGGATAAACCAACTTACAAAATAACTATTGGCAAAAAATATGCAATTTTTTATCGAGTCAGCGAAAAGAATCACACAATAATCATTGGGTCATTTTTTAGCAACAAACAAATGCGACTAGAATTCTAACTTAATCCTATACTCAAAAAGAGGATAATTTTACATTAATGCTGTAAATCATCCTCTTTTTAAATGCAGTTTAATTTGATATAACGATCCGTTGATCTGCTACTTGCTCAATAAAGTACTTATCATGTTCAATCAACAACATAGCTGGCTTAACTTCCTGCAATACCTTAATCAACTGATCTTGGTTGAATACATCTAAGTAATTCGCTGGCTCATCCCACAAGTATAAGTCAGCTTTCTCAACTAATGACTTAGCAATAGCAACCCGCTTCTGCTGACCCATACTCATCTCTTCAATAGGAGTCTCAAAGTTTGAACGGGGAAAGCCCATCTTCTTTAACATATTAAGCAAGTCTTCATATGATATATCCTGCTCTTGAGCAAATTTTCTTAAGTTTCCTCTATATATAGTAAAATTCTGAGGTAGATAGGATATTGTCAATCCACTTGCTAAACTATACTTTCCCTGATATTTAGTTTCTCTTGCTTTCCCCAGCAACAACTTTAGCAATGTCGACTTACCAGCTCCATTCTTGCCTTCAAGCGAAACCACGCCGTGATTCCTTACCACTAAGTTTAGATCAGTAAACAATTCCTTATCTTGAATGCTTAATCCTAACTTCTCTGTTTCAAGCAGAACTTGATGATAATTAGGGCAATAATTCATCGTTAGGCTTGGCACATCCTCAATATTTACCATCAATCCTTCTTTTTCTTCAATCCGCTTATCCATTCTATTTCTAGCACTAATCGACTTTTTCATCATCTTCGCCGATGCATGACCTAAAGCTGCCTTATTGATTCTAGACCTTCGGTTAATAATGTGTTGCGTTTTTTTACCAAGTTTCTTTTTAGCTTCTATCTTTTGTGCCCAATGGTAGAATTGTTCCTTTTGCCGATGAAGATTACCAATTTCACCAGCTAGTTTTTGATTTTTTTCCCGGTTGAATTCATCTCTTTCTGCTTTAACTTCTTCATAGGTCGCAAAGTTGCCTTGATACAAGTGAATTTCTGTATTCTCAATTGCTAAGATATGATCTGTCACCTGATTCAAGAAGTCCCGATCATGGCTAACCACAATATAACCTTGATGATGCACACGCAAATAATCGCTAACTTCCTTACGACTTGCTTCATCTAAGTGATTAGTTGGTTCATCAATCAGAGGAAATAAATTTTGATCAGTAAACGAAAGCGCTAGCAAGATCTTCGTCTGCTCGCCCCCGCTCAAGCTATTAAAAGGCTGCCAAATCAAATTCGGATCAGCACCTAGTAAATTCAACTCACGTTCTAACTCCCACTGCTCAAATTGCACCTCATTCTGCAATTCATACAAAGTAATATCTTTAGGATCATTAATTGAAATAGGATAGTAAGAGAAGTTCAACTTAGTTTGTATCTTACCTCTCCCTAGTAACTTCCTATTTAAT is a window encoding:
- a CDS encoding type II toxin-antitoxin system RelE/ParE family toxin, with amino-acid sequence MDTIIYSDHFTTSLTNEISYWKNTLLLSDEEITKYISLIYHNIQLLSDFPYLYQNVHQKYQLDKPTYKITIGKKYAIFYRVSEKNHTIIIGSFFSNKQMRLEF
- the abc-f gene encoding ribosomal protection-like ABC-F family protein, with product MSSIKISNLSFRYEDSSDNIFNNLNLDLDNSWHLGLVGRNGRGKTTFLKLLNRKLLGRGKIQTKLNFSYYPISINDPKDITLYELQNEVQFEQWELERELNLLGADPNLIWQPFNSLSGGEQTKILLALSFTDQNLFPLIDEPTNHLDEASRKEVSDYLRVHHQGYIVVSHDRDFLNQVTDHILAIENTEIHLYQGNFATYEEVKAERDEFNREKNQKLAGEIGNLHRQKEQFYHWAQKIEAKKKLGKKTQHIINRRSRINKAALGHASAKMMKKSISARNRMDKRIEEKEGLMVNIEDVPSLTMNYCPNYHQVLLETEKLGLSIQDKELFTDLNLVVRNHGVVSLEGKNGAGKSTLLKLLLGKARETKYQGKYSLASGLTISYLPQNFTIYRGNLRKFAQEQDISYEDLLNMLKKMGFPRSNFETPIEEMSMGQQKRVAIAKSLVEKADLYLWDEPANYLDVFNQDQLIKVLQEVKPAMLLIEHDKYFIEQVADQRIVISN